One Takifugu rubripes chromosome 19, fTakRub1.2, whole genome shotgun sequence genomic window carries:
- the myh7ba gene encoding myosin, heavy chain 7B, cardiac muscle, beta a isoform X2 translates to MEAFGNAKTIRNDNSSRFGKFIRIHFGHTGKLASSDIDIYLLEKSRVIFQQPGERSYHIYYQIMSQKKPELLDMLLVSSNPYDYHFCSQGVTTVESMDDGQELMATDHAMDILGFLPDEKYGCYKIVGAIMHFGNMKFKQKQREEQAEADGTESADKASYLMGVSSADLMKGLLHPRVKVGNEYVVKGQNVEQVNYAVGALAKATYDRMFKWLVGRINRTLYTSLPRQYFIGVLDIAGFEIFELNSFEQLCINFTNEKLQQFFNHHMFILEQEEYKREGIEWTFIDFGLDLQACIDLIEKPMGIMSILEEECMFPKATDYSFKAKLYDNHIGKSPNFQKPRPDKKRKYEAHFELVHYAGVVPYNIVGWLDKNKDPLNETVVACFQKSANKLLACLYENYVGSDSASDHKTGIKEKRKKAASFQTVSQVHKENLNKLMTNLRSTQPHFVRCIIPNETKTPGIIDPFLVLHQLRCNGVLEGIRICRKGFPNRIFYAEFKQRYRILNPQAIPDDKFVDSRKGAEKLLSTLDIDHIQYRFGHTKVFFKAGLLGHLEEMRDERLAKVLTLLQAAARGKIMRMELRKMTERRDALMIIQWNIRAFNAVKHWPWMKLFFKIKPLLKSATTEKELASLKEELAKLKEALEKSEVKRKELEERQVSLIQEKNDLALQLQAEQDNLADAEERCDLLIKTKIHLEAKVKEIMERLEDEEEINTSILASKRKLEDECAELKKDIDDLEITLAKVEKEKHATENKVKNLIEEMAALDETILKLSKEKKALQEAHQQTLDDLQAEEDKVNTLTKAKIKLEQQVDDLEGSLEQEKKLRMDLERAKRKLEGDVKLSLESIMDLENDKQQLEEKLKKKDFEMNELSTRVEDEQALVNQLQKKIKELQARTEELEEELESERACRAKVEKQRSEVARELEELSERLEEAGGATSAQIEMNKKREADFLKLRRDLEEAMLHHEATTAALRKKHADSVAELSEQIDSLQRVKQKLEKERSEAKMEIDDLASTVEQLSKNKASAEKTCRLYEDQMNEAKAKVDELQRQLNDSNSQRARAQTESGELSRKLEEREAMVAQLQRSKNSFSQSVEELKKQLEEENKAKSSLAHALQSSRHDCDLLREQYEEEQEAKGELQRALSKANAEVAQWRTKYETDAIQRTEELEEAKKKLVMRLQEAEETVEGSNAKCSSLEKTKHRLQTEIEDLVVDLERANAAATALDKKQRNFDKVLAECRQKYEECQSELEASQKESRGLSTELFKLKNSYEESLDHLETVKRENKNLQEEIADLTDQISQGAKTIHELEKMKKGLELEKSEIQAALEEVEGTLEHEESKTLRIQLELNQMKADVDRKLAEKDEELDNLRRNHQRTLNSMQATLDAEAKSRNEAVRLRKKMEGDLNEMEVQLNHANRQAAESQKLLRNLQVQIKDIQMELDETVHQNEELKDQVVVTERRNNLLAAEVEELRALLEQNDRARKLAEHELLEATERVNLLHSQNTSLISQKKKLENDLSTLSNEVDDAVQECRNAEDKAKKAITDAAMMAEELKKEQDTSAHLERMKKNMEQTVKDLQMRLDEAEQIALKGGKKQVQKLEARVKELENELESEQKKSQEFQKGVRKYERRIKELSYQAEEDKKNLIRLQELIDKLQVKVKSYKRQTEEAEEQANCNLSKYRKLQHELNDAEERADMAETQVNKLRVRTRDQGSKLTE, encoded by the exons ATGGAGGCTTTTGGAAATGCCAAAACAATTAGGAACGACAACTCGTCCCGTTTT GGCAAATTCATCAGGATCCACTTCGGGCATACTGGCAAATTAGCCTCGTCCGATATTGACATAT ATCTTCTGGAAAAATCCAGAGTGATATTTCAGCAGCCTGGGGAGAGGAGCTACCACATCTACTACCAGATCATGTCGCAGAAGAAACCAGAACTGCTAG ACATGCTGCTGGTTTCCTCCAACCCTTACGACTACCACTTCTGCTCCCAGGGCGTGACCACCGTGGAGAGCATGGATGACGGACAGGAGCTGATGGCAACAGAT CACGCCATGGATATCCTCGGCTTCCTGCCCGATGAGAAGTACGGCTGCTACAAAATAGTCGGGGCCATCATGCACTTCGGCAACATGAAGTTCAAGCAGAAGCAGCgggaggagcaggcagaggcCGATGGCACCGAAA GTGCCGACAAGGCCTCGTACCTGATGGGCGTCAGTTCAGCTGACCTCATGAAAGGCCTCCTCCACCCGAGGGTGAAGGTGGGCAATGAGTATGTGGTGAAAGGACAGAATGTCGAACAG GTCAACTATGCCGTCGGCGCTCTGGCCAAAGCCACTTATGACCGCATGTTCAAGTGGCTCGTGGGACGGATCAACCGGACCCTCTacacctccctccctcgccAGTACTTCATAGGAGTCCTGGATATTGCTGGTTTTGAGATCTTTGAG CTCAACAGCTTCGAGCAGCTGTGCATCAACTTCACCAACGAGAAACTGCAACAGTTTTTCAACCATCACATGTTcatcctggagcaggaggagtacAAGAGGGAGGGGATCGAATGGACGTTCATCGACTTTGGGCTTGACCTCCAAGCCTGCATTGACCTAATAGAGAAG cCAATGGGCATCATGTCCATCCTCGAAGAGGAGTGCATGTTCCCGAAGGCCACAGACTACAGTTTCAAAGCTAAGCTGTACGATAATCATATCGGCAAGTCACCTAATTTCCAAAAGCCGCGGCCGGACAAGAAGCGCAAGTATGAGGCCCACTTTGAGCTGGTCCACTACGCTGGAGTG GTGCCTTATAACATTGTTGGATGGctggacaaaaacaaagatcCACTAAATGAGACGGTGGTGGCCTGTTTCCAGAAGTCTGCCAACAAGCTGCTCGCTTGTCTGTATGAGAATTATGTGGGCTCAGACTCAG CGTCCGACCACAAGACAGGaatcaaagaaaagaggaagaaggccGCCTCTTTCCAGACGGTGTCTCAGGTTCACAAG GAAAACCTGAACAAGCTGATGACCAACCTGCGCAGCACCCAGCCACACTTTGTCCGCTGTATTATCCCAAACGAGACCAAGACTCCAG GAATCATAGACCCATTCCTGGTGCTGCACCAGCTGCGCTGCAACGGTGTTCTGGAAGGCATCAGGATCTGCAGAAAGGGGTTCCCGAACCGAATCTTCTACGCTGAATTCAAACAGCG TTATCGCATCCTGAACCCTCAGGCTATTCCCGATGATAAGTTCGTGGACAGTCGGAAAGGTGCAGAGAAGCTACTGAGCACACTGGACATCGACCACATCCAGTACCGATTTGGACACACAAAG GTGTTTTTTAAGGCTGGTCTGCTGGGTCACCTCGAGGAGATGAGGGACGAGCGTTTGGCCAAAGTCCTGACCTTGCTGCAGGCAGCTGCTCGAGGCAAAATAATGAGGATGGAATTGAGGAAGATGACGGAAAGAAG GGATGCGCTGATGATCATCCAGTGGAACATTCGTGCCTTCAATGCGGTCAAACACTGGCCATGGATGAAGCTCTTCTTCAAAATAAAGCCTCTCCTGAAGAGCGCCACCACTGAGAAAGAGCTGGCCTCTCTAAAGGAGGAGCTGGCTAAGCTGAAGGAGGCCCTGGAGAAGTCCGAGGTCAAAcggaaagagctggaggagaggcaggtCAGCCTGATCCAAGAGAAGAATGACCTCGCTCTACAACTGCAGGCG GAGCAAGACAACCTAGCTGATGCAGAGGAGCGCTGTGACCTGCTCATCAAAACTAAGATCCACCTGGAGGCCAAAGTGAAGGAAATCATGGAGAGGCTAGAGGACGAAGAGGAGATCAACACCAGCATCCTTGCTAGTAAGCGCAAGCTGGAGGACGAGTGCGCTGAGTTAAAGAAAGACATTGATGATCTGGAGATCACTCTGGCTAAggtggaaaaagagaaacatgccACTGAGAACAAG GTGAAGAACCTGATTGAGGAAATGGCAGCTCTTGATGAAACCATACTGAAGCTGAGCAAAGAGAAGAAGGCTCTCCAGGAGGCCCACCAGCAGACTCTAGATGACCtacaggcagaggaagacaaagtCAACACTCTGACCAAAGCCAAGATCAAGCTGGAGCAACAAGTAGATGAT CTGGAAGGTTCACTGGAACAAGAGAAGAAGCTGCGTATGGATCTGGAGAGGGCCAAACGTAAGCTGGAGGGGGATGTGAAGCTCTCCTTGGAATCAATTATGGACTTGGAGAATGACAAACAGCAACTCGAAGAGAAGCTGAAAAA GAAAGACTTTGAAATGAATGAGCTGAGCACCCGCGTTGAAGATGAACAGGCCCTGGTCAATCAGCTCCAGAAGAAGATAAAGGAGCTACAG GCTCGtactgaggagctggaggaggagctggagtcagagcgGGCTTGCAGGGCCAAAGTGGAGAAGCAGCGAAGTGAGGTGGCTCGTGAGCTAGAAGAGCTCAGCGAGCGCCTGGAGGAGGCCGGTGGGGCGACGTCAGCCCAGATTGAAATGAACAAGAAGAGGGAGGCCGATTTCTTGAAGCTACGGAGAGAcctggaggaggccatgctgcACCACGAGGCCACCACGGCAGCCCTGAGGAAGAAACACGCCGACAGCGTGGCGGAGCTGAGCGAGCAGATCGACAGCCTGCAGCGAGTCaagcagaagctggagaaggagcgAAGCGAGGCCAAGATGGAAATTGATGATCTGGCCTCCACGGTGGAGCAACTGTCCAAAAACAAG GCATCAGCAGAGAAGACCTGCCGCCTGTATGAAGACCAAATGAACGAGGCCAAAGCAAAGGTCGATGAGCTCCAGAGGCAGCTCAACGACAGCAACAGTCAAAGGGCTCGTGCGCAGACCGAGAGTG GTGAGCTGAGCCGAAAGCTTGAAGAGCGAGAAGCCATGGTTGCCCAGCTGCAACGTTCCAAGAACTCCTTCAGCCAGAGTGTCGAGGAGCTcaagaaacagctggaggaggagaacaag GCCAAAAGTTCTCTGGCCCACGCACTGCAGTCATCTCGACACGACTGCGATCTCCTCAGAGAGCAgtatgaggaggagcaggaggccaaggGTGAACTGCAGAGAGCTCTGTCCAAGGCCAACGCCGAGGTGGCTCAGTGGAGAACGAAGTATGAAACTGATGCCATCCAGAGGAccgaggagctggaggaagccaa GAAGAAGCTGGTGATGCGTCTGCAGGAGGCCGAGGAGACTGTGGAGGGATCTAACGCCAAGTGTTCGTCCCTGGAGAAGACCAAGCACCGCCTGCAGACGGAGATCGAGGACCTGGTTGTTGACCTGGAACGTGCCAACGCTGCAGCCACTGCTCTTGACAAGAAGCAACGCAACTTTGACAAG GTGTTGGCTGAGTGCAGACAGAAGTATGAGGAGTGTCAGTCAGAGCTCGAGGCCTCTCAAAAAGAGTCTCGTGGACTGAGCACCGAGCTGTTCAAACTGAAGAACTCCTACGAGGAAAGCCTGGACCATCTGGAGACTGTCAAGAGGGAAAACAAGAACCTCCAAG AGGAGATCGCGGACCTGACGGATCAAATCAGTCAGGGTGCGAAGACCATCCATGaactggagaagatgaagaaaggGCTGGAACTGGAAAAAAGTGAGATTCAAGCTGCTCTGGAAGAAGTTGAA GGCACTCTGGAGCACGAAGAAAGCAAAACTCTGCGCATCCAGCTGGAGTTGAACCAgatgaaggccgacgtcgacagGAAGCTGGCAGAGAAAGATGAGGAACTGGACAACCTTCG TCGTAACCATCAGAGAACCCTTAATTCCATGCAGGCCACCTTGGATGCAGAGGCTAAGTCTCGCAACGAGGCGGTGCGCCtgaggaagaagatggaggGCGACCTGAACGAGATGGAGGTGCAGCTGAACCACGCTAACAGGCAGGCTGCAGAGTCCCAGAAGCTTCTGAGAAACCTGCAAGTTCAGATCAAG GACATTCAGATGGAACTTGATGAGACTGTTCATCAGAATGAGGAGCTGAAGGATCAGGTGGTGGTGACCGAGCGCCGCAACAAcctgctggctgcagaggtggaggagctcaGGGCGCTGCTGGAGCAGAATGACCGCGCACGCAAGCTAGCCGAGCACGAGCTGCTTGAAGCCACTGAGAGAGTCAACCTGTTGCACTCTCAG AACACATCTTTGATCAGCCAGAAGAAGAAGCTAGAGAATGACCTGTCCACGCTGTCAAATGAGGTGGACGATGCTGTGCAGGAGTGCCGCAACGCAGAGGATAAGGCCAAAAAGGCCATCACCGAT GCGGCCATGATGGCCGAGGAACTGAAGAAGGAGCAGGACACCAGCGCCCAtctggagaggatgaagaagaacatggaGCAGACGGTAAAGGATCTGCAGATGCGCCTGGATGAGGCTGAACAGATCGCACTGAAGGGTGGGAAGAAGCAGGTGCAGAAGCTGGAGGCCAGG GTGAAAGAACTGGAGAACGAGCTGGAATCTGAGCAGAAAAAGAGCCAAGAGTTCCAGAAAGGAGTGCGCAAATATGAGAGGAGAATCAAAGAGCTCTCCTACCAG gctgaGGAAGACAAGAAGAACCTGATCCGACTGCAGGAGCTCATCGATAAGCTCCAGGTCAAAGTGAAGAGTTACAAAAGACAGACTGAGGAAGCG gaggagcaggccaaCTGCAACCTGTCCAAGTACAGGAAGCTCCAGCATGAGCTCAACGACGCGGAGGAGAGGGCCGACATGGCCGAAACGCAGGTCAATAAGCTGCGGGTCCGCACCCGCGACCAAGGCAGCAAG CTGACTGAGTGA